Proteins from one Candidatus Margulisiibacteriota bacterium genomic window:
- the gpmI gene encoding 2,3-bisphosphoglycerate-independent phosphoglycerate mutase, with amino-acid sequence MKATPVYLCILDGFALGENKQKNAIYDAISQGKAPFIAELFAKHPYAKLECSGLAVGLPAGTMGNSEVNHLNMGAGRVVYQSIERINVAIEDGSFFTNEALTAAVARCKQKNSTLHLMGILQGHGGTVHGSIKHLFALLALAKKNGLNNVAIHLFTDGRDTNPQAAGEIYLPMLEQELGTMGLGTGARIATIMGREIAMDRDTSWDKTLIAMKCLVNGEGEHKAATAREAIESSYARNETDEFIRPTVIGGYAGMQPQDAVIYFNFRQDRTIQLTAAFCEQDKQYFNYKKGTKPIDDQVYAGIIALQNKVKGLLFVAMTEYYPGLNGLTAFPEKEIPDTVGQIVSEAGLKQLRLAGPEKFAHVTGWFSGRRTAPFDGEDRHLAQDMSLKERTEEGKHYDWVPEMTAFLETDYALGAIASDKYALVVHNFQNGDMVGHTGNLAAATEAIGDLSACLAKLVPAWTAKGGLFIVTADHGNADEMMLENKGQEVVSTQHSLNPVPFWVLGGAVKLKEAGIIPDIGVTILDLMGLAKPPAMTAASLLVRENK; translated from the coding sequence ATGAAAGCAACGCCGGTTTATCTCTGCATCCTCGACGGTTTCGCCCTCGGCGAGAACAAGCAAAAGAACGCCATCTACGACGCCATTTCGCAGGGGAAAGCCCCCTTTATCGCCGAACTCTTCGCTAAACACCCGTACGCTAAGCTCGAATGCTCCGGCCTGGCGGTCGGCCTGCCGGCCGGGACGATGGGGAACTCCGAAGTCAACCACCTGAACATGGGGGCGGGCCGGGTAGTTTACCAGTCGATCGAGCGGATCAACGTTGCCATCGAGGACGGCAGTTTTTTCACCAACGAAGCGCTCACTGCCGCGGTCGCCCGCTGTAAACAGAAAAACTCTACTCTCCACCTGATGGGCATCCTGCAAGGTCACGGCGGCACGGTCCACGGGAGCATCAAACACCTGTTCGCCCTGCTGGCACTCGCCAAGAAGAACGGTTTAAATAACGTGGCGATCCACCTTTTTACCGACGGCCGGGATACGAACCCGCAGGCGGCCGGGGAAATTTATCTGCCGATGCTGGAACAGGAACTGGGGACTATGGGGCTGGGGACTGGGGCGAGGATCGCTACCATCATGGGCCGGGAGATTGCCATGGATCGGGATACTTCGTGGGATAAGACCCTCATTGCTATGAAGTGTCTGGTGAACGGGGAAGGGGAGCACAAGGCGGCGACCGCCCGCGAGGCGATCGAGTCTTCCTACGCGCGCAACGAGACCGACGAGTTCATCCGGCCGACCGTGATCGGCGGCTACGCCGGGATGCAGCCGCAGGACGCGGTCATCTATTTCAATTTCCGCCAGGACCGGACGATCCAACTGACTGCCGCCTTTTGCGAGCAGGACAAGCAGTACTTTAACTATAAGAAGGGGACCAAGCCGATCGACGACCAGGTGTACGCCGGGATCATCGCCCTGCAGAACAAGGTCAAAGGGCTGCTCTTTGTCGCCATGACCGAATATTATCCCGGCTTGAACGGCCTGACCGCTTTTCCCGAGAAAGAGATCCCCGATACCGTCGGCCAGATCGTCTCCGAAGCGGGTTTAAAACAGCTCCGCCTGGCCGGTCCGGAAAAGTTCGCTCACGTCACCGGCTGGTTCTCCGGCCGGCGGACCGCGCCGTTCGACGGGGAAGACCGCCACCTGGCCCAGGACATGTCGCTGAAAGAGCGGACCGAAGAGGGAAAGCATTACGACTGGGTGCCGGAAATGACCGCGTTCCTCGAGACCGATTACGCGCTCGGCGCGATCGCCAGCGATAAGTATGCGCTGGTCGTCCATAATTTCCAGAACGGCGACATGGTCGGCCACACCGGCAACCTGGCGGCGGCGACCGAAGCGATCGGCGACCTTTCCGCCTGTTTGGCAAAACTGGTCCCGGCCTGGACGGCCAAAGGGGGCTTGTTCATCGTTACCGCCGATCACGGCAACGCCGACGAAATGATGCTGGAGAACAAAGGGCAAGAGGTCGTCAGCACGCAGCATTCGCTCAATCCGGTCCCGTTCTGGGTATTGGGCGGCGCGGTAAAACTGAAAGAGGCGGGGATCATTCCCGATATCGGCGTCACGATCCTCGACCTGATGGGTTTGGCCAAGCCGCCGGCGATGACCGCCGCCAGTTTACTGGTCAGGGAGAATAAATAG
- a CDS encoding ABC transporter permease, translating into MGNATKFGIILILLMIAGALFAPALAPFNPDDITESEIQGPSARHWFGTDDLGRDLYSRSLYGARISLSVGAVAVVIAVIIGTVLGALSGYYGGWPDNLIMRFVDVMLAFPSIFLILAIQTMLTPNIYNVMIVIGLTSWMGVARLVRGEFLRIRELQYVEAARAIGCSDLRIIFRHILPNAAGPIIVAGTLGMAGAVLTESALSFLGLGVQPPMSSWGNMLMDSQAYMRDAPWMAIIPGVLILLTVLSLYFVGEGLREKLNVRG; encoded by the coding sequence ATGGGAAACGCGACTAAGTTCGGGATTATTTTGATCTTGCTAATGATCGCCGGCGCGCTCTTTGCCCCCGCTTTGGCGCCATTTAATCCGGATGATATTACCGAGTCCGAGATCCAGGGGCCGTCCGCCCGGCACTGGTTCGGGACCGACGACCTGGGGCGCGACCTTTACAGCCGGTCGCTCTACGGGGCGCGGATCTCGCTCTCGGTCGGCGCGGTAGCCGTGGTGATCGCCGTGATCATCGGCACGGTCCTCGGCGCGTTGTCCGGTTACTACGGCGGCTGGCCCGATAATTTAATAATGCGGTTCGTCGACGTGATGCTGGCGTTCCCCTCGATCTTCCTGATCCTGGCGATCCAGACGATGCTGACGCCGAACATTTACAACGTCATGATCGTCATCGGGTTAACTTCCTGGATGGGCGTTGCCCGGTTGGTCCGGGGGGAATTCCTGAGGATCAGGGAGCTGCAATACGTCGAAGCGGCCCGCGCCATCGGTTGTTCCGATCTCCGGATCATTTTCCGCCACATCCTGCCGAACGCTGCGGGCCCGATCATCGTGGCGGGGACGCTCGGCATGGCCGGCGCGGTCCTGACCGAGTCCGCGTTGTCGTTCCTCGGTCTCGGCGTCCAGCCGCCGATGTCCTCCTGGGGGAACATGCTGATGGATTCGCAGGCTTACATGCGCGACGCTCCCTGGATGGCGATCATCCCCGGGGTGTTGATCCTGTTAACGGTGCTGTCGCTTTATTTTGTCGGTGAAGGATTGCGGGAGAAGTTGAATGTTAGAGGTTAA
- a CDS encoding ATP-binding cassette domain-containing protein, with amino-acid sequence MALIEIKNLTKVFGPTTAVDHLSLDIIKGETLGLVGESGSGKSTLARLILKLIEPDAGTIAYGSEIAGIRRDCQIVFQDPQTSLNPRIRIGEAIAEPIVIQQLLPKDKVRDRTIELLAAVKLPLAYAQRYPHELSGGERQRVGIARALASNPKFLILDEPVSALDVSIQVDILQLLKEIRERLKLTYLFIAHDLQVIGYMSDRIAVLKEGKLVELGAPAEILSTPHHPYTQKLLASTLKL; translated from the coding sequence ATGGCGTTAATTGAGATCAAGAATTTAACCAAGGTGTTCGGGCCGACGACGGCGGTCGACCATCTGTCGCTTGATATCATCAAGGGAGAGACGCTTGGCCTGGTCGGCGAATCGGGTTCCGGCAAAAGCACGCTGGCCCGGCTGATCCTGAAGCTGATCGAACCGGACGCCGGGACGATCGCTTACGGGAGCGAGATCGCCGGCATCCGCCGCGACTGCCAGATCGTCTTCCAGGACCCGCAAACCTCGCTCAACCCGCGGATCAGGATCGGGGAAGCGATCGCGGAGCCGATCGTTATCCAGCAATTATTACCGAAAGATAAGGTCCGCGACCGGACCATCGAGCTGCTGGCGGCGGTCAAGCTGCCGCTGGCTTACGCCCAGCGTTACCCGCACGAGCTGTCGGGCGGGGAGAGGCAAAGGGTCGGGATTGCCCGGGCGTTAGCCTCCAACCCGAAGTTCCTGATCCTGGACGAGCCGGTCTCGGCGCTCGACGTTTCGATCCAGGTCGATATTCTCCAACTGCTCAAGGAGATCAGGGAGCGGCTGAAATTGACCTATCTTTTTATCGCGCACGATCTGCAAGTGATCGGCTACATGAGCGACCGGATCGCGGTGCTGAAAGAGGGGAAGCTGGTGGAACTCGGCGCGCCGGCGGAGATCCTCTCCACGCCGCACCATCCCTACACGCAGAAACTCCTTGCCTCGACGCTGAAACTTTAG
- a CDS encoding ABC transporter permease, whose product MRKYIFRRLLQLVPLLIGISLISFFVMHLAPGDPTALFIDPNVRPEELARVRANWGLDQPIYVQYFLWLKNAVLLDFGRSYTTGQPVIKEIAERLPMTMLLMIPSYILTLLICIPLGVISAVKKNSWFDNVFTVLSFAGMAIPTFWLGLMLMLLFSVQLHWLPAVGGIVLPLMTMTIGSLAGLTRYQRAAMLEVLNQDFIRTARAKGLPERVVIFKHALRNALIPIVTILGLSLPDLFGGAFIIETIFAWPGMGRLGVQCIFQRNYPVIMGVVMFSAVLIVLGNMLADVGYALVDPRIRYGKRD is encoded by the coding sequence ATGAGAAAATATATTTTTCGCCGCCTGCTGCAGCTGGTCCCGCTCCTGATCGGGATCTCGCTGATCTCTTTCTTCGTCATGCACCTGGCGCCCGGCGATCCGACCGCGCTTTTTATCGACCCGAACGTCAGGCCGGAAGAATTGGCCAGGGTCAGGGCAAATTGGGGATTGGACCAGCCGATCTACGTCCAGTATTTTCTCTGGTTAAAGAACGCCGTGTTGCTCGATTTTGGCCGGAGCTACACGACCGGCCAGCCGGTGATCAAGGAGATCGCCGAGCGGTTGCCAATGACCATGCTGCTGATGATCCCGTCGTACATCCTGACCTTGCTGATCTGCATCCCGCTCGGCGTGATCTCGGCGGTCAAAAAGAACTCCTGGTTCGACAACGTCTTTACGGTCCTCTCCTTTGCCGGGATGGCGATACCGACCTTCTGGCTCGGTTTAATGCTGATGCTCCTTTTCTCCGTCCAGCTCCACTGGCTGCCGGCGGTAGGCGGCATAGTTTTGCCTTTAATGACGATGACGATCGGTTCGCTGGCGGGGTTGACCCGTTACCAGCGGGCGGCGATGCTGGAGGTCCTTAACCAGGACTTTATCCGGACTGCCAGGGCCAAAGGGCTGCCGGAAAGGGTAGTGATCTTTAAACACGCCTTGCGCAACGCCCTGATCCCGATCGTTACGATCCTTGGGCTCTCGCTCCCCGACCTGTTCGGCGGCGCTTTTATCATCGAGACGATCTTTGCCTGGCCGGGGATGGGGCGGCTCGGCGTCCAGTGCATTTTCCAGCGGAACTATCCGGTCATCATGGGGGTCGTCATGTTCTCCGCGGTTTTGATCGTGCTCGGCAACATGCTGGCCGACGTCGGTTACGCTTTGGTCGACCCGAGGATAAGATATGGGAAACGCGACTAA
- a CDS encoding fructose-bisphosphatase class III — protein MPVYSSMNRTMGGSVSLETRRATWFVHYNPTSARSTREAILGSTSYNDAQRVITGSDGKIHKIGGYRMLPLQKLGILFRQLVDRQGNDIPGAVFPFDKHSLPMSNLGTPVRNENHVMGVKTLAVSDLHGEAYRLAQLMFELPEAEKVVVNGDIVDRGPGWWRIYMVLTGFTDLHYNWGNHDAMWFGAGVGNKPLVAELFRWLFRYNEQQSFAEKFGINFDKLEAYARANYGDAAGSYKAKVRKGKEDIGKMMEAALTAIKLKLEAQDRYPAPAQPLSESEMRLLRALRHTGAVDELTQMERPVFERLTAKKIFGLDKEEAKRWSELSKRDSLTAAEVQELSELTRIKREGADLLAIVDRLKAADRRLNDAEQEIVDDLANQLLNSKIFREMTLWFIEKGGMYTIADGNLYTHSHYPVDKNGDLRPIDGRVGKEAFDAITERVKKVGAALRVFHETGDRAELDKVQEDVRWMRFLAWDYESPLYGRVMQTWERAYLKEESGTYNEPEDPFYSFVEPKRPLPADPKKAKDKKKLKAWEEGDGKVEMAKYSDKLKQGRDVVARLVAAFGLDPETASLIKGHKPEKGDNIGKPTVHFDGRYANIDAAMSGPAADVEQGYGLILVTTDRGEMIEISIAPQRKQLIKDI, from the coding sequence ATGCCGGTTTATTCATCGATGAACAGAACGATGGGGGGAAGCGTTTCCCTAGAAACAAGACGGGCCACCTGGTTCGTTCACTACAATCCGACCTCAGCCCGCAGCACCCGGGAAGCGATCTTGGGGAGCACCAGCTATAACGACGCCCAGCGCGTCATCACCGGCTCCGACGGCAAGATCCACAAGATCGGCGGTTACCGGATGCTCCCGTTGCAGAAGCTCGGCATACTGTTTCGCCAGCTGGTCGACCGGCAAGGGAATGATATCCCCGGCGCGGTCTTCCCGTTCGACAAGCATTCACTGCCGATGAGCAACCTCGGCACGCCGGTCCGGAACGAGAACCACGTGATGGGGGTCAAGACGCTGGCCGTGTCCGACCTGCACGGCGAAGCTTATCGCCTGGCTCAGCTGATGTTCGAACTGCCGGAGGCGGAAAAAGTGGTGGTCAACGGCGACATCGTCGACCGCGGCCCCGGCTGGTGGCGGATCTATATGGTGCTGACCGGCTTTACCGACCTGCACTACAACTGGGGAAACCACGACGCGATGTGGTTCGGCGCCGGCGTCGGCAACAAGCCGCTGGTCGCCGAGCTCTTCCGCTGGCTTTTCCGCTACAACGAACAACAGTCCTTCGCCGAAAAATTCGGCATCAATTTCGACAAGCTAGAGGCCTACGCCCGGGCGAATTACGGCGACGCGGCCGGCAGCTACAAGGCCAAGGTCAGGAAAGGGAAAGAGGATATCGGCAAGATGATGGAAGCGGCGCTGACCGCGATCAAGTTGAAACTGGAAGCGCAGGACCGCTATCCGGCGCCCGCCCAGCCGCTGAGCGAGAGCGAAATGCGGCTCCTTCGGGCGCTGCGGCATACCGGGGCGGTCGACGAGTTGACCCAGATGGAAAGGCCGGTATTCGAACGGCTGACGGCGAAAAAGATCTTCGGCCTCGATAAGGAAGAGGCAAAACGGTGGTCCGAGCTGAGCAAGCGGGATTCGCTGACAGCCGCCGAGGTCCAGGAGCTGAGCGAGCTGACCCGGATCAAGAGAGAGGGTGCGGACCTGCTGGCGATCGTCGACCGGCTGAAGGCCGCCGACCGCCGCCTTAACGACGCCGAGCAGGAGATCGTCGACGACTTGGCCAACCAGCTGCTTAACAGTAAAATCTTCCGCGAAATGACCCTCTGGTTCATCGAAAAGGGCGGGATGTACACGATCGCCGACGGGAACCTTTACACCCATAGCCATTACCCGGTCGACAAGAACGGGGACCTGCGGCCGATCGACGGCCGGGTCGGCAAGGAAGCTTTTGACGCGATCACCGAACGGGTCAAGAAGGTCGGCGCCGCCCTGCGTGTTTTCCACGAGACCGGCGACCGCGCCGAGCTGGACAAGGTCCAGGAAGACGTCCGCTGGATGCGGTTCCTCGCTTGGGACTACGAATCACCGCTCTACGGCCGCGTCATGCAGACCTGGGAACGGGCTTACCTAAAAGAGGAGTCGGGGACTTACAACGAGCCGGAGGACCCGTTCTATAGTTTTGTCGAACCGAAACGGCCGCTCCCTGCGGACCCGAAGAAAGCTAAGGACAAGAAGAAGCTGAAAGCGTGGGAAGAAGGGGACGGGAAAGTCGAAATGGCCAAATACTCGGACAAGCTGAAACAGGGGCGGGACGTGGTCGCCCGGCTCGTCGCCGCGTTTGGTCTTGATCCGGAGACCGCCTCTTTGATCAAAGGACACAAGCCGGAAAAGGGCGATAACATCGGCAAGCCGACCGTCCACTTCGACGGCCGCTACGCTAACATCGACGCGGCCATGTCGGGACCGGCCGCCGACGTCGAACAAGGTTACGGCTTGATCCTGGTCACGACCGACCGGGGCGAAATGATCGAGATCTCGATCGCTCCCCAGCGCAAACAGCTGATCAAGGATATTTAG
- a CDS encoding DUF3939 domain-containing protein, translating to MRKGFTLVEILVVIGIIGLLAVFLVPNLLGARDRAKEAAVKGVMHSVQLALEAYQMENDIYPVAKNLPLESLCKNYLMAGDYLADVPKNPFTGAKYADGDLSGKIVYSYDDTAGKYTLTGYKRNGLAKLQELSNM from the coding sequence ATGAGAAAAGGTTTTACTCTGGTCGAGATCCTGGTCGTCATCGGCATCATCGGCTTGCTGGCGGTCTTCTTGGTGCCGAACCTGCTCGGCGCGCGCGATCGGGCGAAAGAAGCCGCGGTCAAAGGGGTCATGCATTCGGTCCAGCTGGCGCTGGAAGCTTACCAGATGGAGAACGACATTTACCCGGTCGCCAAGAATTTGCCGCTCGAGTCGCTCTGCAAGAACTATCTAATGGCCGGCGATTACCTGGCCGACGTCCCCAAAAACCCGTTCACCGGTGCCAAATATGCCGATGGGGACCTGTCCGGCAAGATCGTCTACAGCTACGACGATACTGCCGGTAAATACACGTTGACCGGATATAAGCGGAATGGGCTGGCGAAACTGCAAGAACTCTCTAATATGTAG
- a CDS encoding peptide-binding protein, with product MGWRNCKNSLICSLVLATSVLAAGHDPDGILRFSLGGEVSVLNPILSTDTVSSAVEGVIFSGMVTFNENLEPVPDLAKSWTVSKDGKTWTFKLRQDVKWHDGAPLTADDVVFTFNSILDPKVNSVRRSDYIIDGKPIVFSAPDKYTVLASLPKPFAPFLIHAAMSIIPQHLLQGQDINTAAFNRKPVGTGPFIFKEWQTGDHITVTRNPRYYKGAPLLKEINYRIIPDDNSSLVALEAGEIDEADIPPKDYTRLKTVKGIKVYESDVLLYVYLGLNLANPKFADQRVRRALAYATDRRQLIGLIFRGLASPAYAPSAPISWAYSDAVPKYPYDPEKARRLLKEAGAENLEFTVLVNQGNKEREKAAVILQQQYKKIGVKLNIRVMEWSAILKIVNADKDPKDFEAIIMGWSLGLDPDSYSIWHSSQYPQGFNFIKYSNPTADRLLEEGRTTVDRSKRQAVYAKLWKTIADDQPYIFLWYPKAIAGVNERVGGLAKPSPAGLFLHIEKVFIKK from the coding sequence ATGGGCTGGCGAAACTGCAAGAACTCTCTAATATGTAGCCTGGTGCTGGCCACCAGTGTCCTGGCGGCCGGCCACGATCCGGACGGCATCCTCCGTTTCTCCCTCGGCGGCGAAGTCTCGGTCCTCAACCCGATCCTCTCGACCGATACCGTTTCCTCGGCGGTGGAGGGGGTCATCTTTTCGGGGATGGTCACCTTTAACGAGAACCTGGAGCCGGTCCCCGACCTGGCCAAGAGCTGGACGGTTTCCAAAGACGGCAAAACCTGGACGTTCAAGCTCCGGCAAGACGTCAAATGGCACGACGGCGCTCCCCTGACGGCCGACGACGTCGTCTTTACGTTCAATTCGATCCTTGACCCCAAGGTCAACTCGGTCCGCCGGAGCGATTACATCATCGACGGCAAGCCGATCGTCTTTTCCGCGCCCGATAAATATACCGTTCTGGCTTCCTTACCCAAGCCCTTTGCCCCTTTCCTGATCCACGCGGCGATGAGCATTATCCCGCAACACCTGTTGCAGGGGCAAGATATCAATACCGCGGCGTTCAACCGGAAACCGGTCGGCACGGGACCGTTCATCTTCAAGGAATGGCAGACCGGCGATCATATTACGGTGACCCGTAATCCGCGCTACTATAAAGGAGCGCCGCTGCTGAAGGAGATCAACTACCGGATCATCCCCGACGACAATTCCTCCCTGGTCGCCCTGGAAGCGGGGGAGATCGACGAGGCCGACATCCCGCCCAAAGATTACACCCGGCTGAAAACGGTCAAGGGGATCAAGGTCTACGAATCGGACGTGCTGCTCTACGTTTATCTCGGGCTCAACCTGGCCAACCCGAAGTTCGCCGACCAGCGGGTCAGGCGGGCGCTGGCTTACGCGACCGACCGCCGGCAGCTGATCGGCCTGATCTTCCGCGGGCTGGCGTCGCCGGCCTACGCGCCGTCCGCCCCGATCTCCTGGGCTTATTCGGACGCGGTGCCCAAATATCCCTACGACCCGGAAAAAGCGCGGCGGCTGCTCAAGGAGGCCGGCGCGGAAAACCTGGAATTCACCGTGCTGGTCAACCAGGGGAACAAGGAGCGGGAGAAAGCGGCCGTGATCCTGCAGCAGCAGTACAAGAAGATCGGCGTCAAGCTCAACATCCGGGTCATGGAGTGGTCGGCGATCCTCAAGATCGTTAACGCCGACAAAGACCCGAAAGATTTCGAGGCGATCATCATGGGGTGGTCGCTCGGCCTGGACCCGGACTCATATTCGATCTGGCATTCCAGCCAATATCCCCAAGGTTTTAACTTTATCAAGTACAGTAACCCGACGGCCGACCGGCTGCTGGAAGAGGGGCGGACGACCGTGGACCGGTCCAAACGCCAGGCGGTCTACGCCAAGCTGTGGAAAACGATCGCCGACGATCAGCCGTACATTTTCCTCTGGTATCCGAAAGCGATCGCCGGGGTCAACGAGCGGGTCGGCGGCCTGGCTAAGCCCAGCCCGGCCGGGCTTTTCCTGCACATTGAAAAAGTCTTCATCAAAAAATGA
- the eno gene encoding phosphopyruvate hydratase — translation MVRLSEEYFFVGERAKSGARIEVIKARQILDSRGNPTVEVDVTLKDGTLGRAAVPSGASTGEHEALELRDKDDKRYGGKGVYTAVKNVNEQIAPKVVGMPAHQQLKIDNLLLELDGTEFKSNLGANALLGVSLAVARAASLSYGVPLFQYIGGDQAVTLPVPNMNVMNGGAHAGWNYELQEFMISPAGAKTYSDALRIGAEVYQTLKKVLKDKGYPTGVGDEGGFAPKLTKNEEAIQVIMEAIEKAGYVPGKDVFLSLDPAASEFFKDGKYQLKSEGKALTPAEMVAMYEEWVKKYPIISIEDGCSEKDWDGWKLITERLGGKIQLVGDDLFVTNPEILKKGIKAKVANSILIKLNQIGTLSETLLAMEIADKAGYTYMTSHRSGETEDSTIADLAVATNSGQIKTGAPARSERVCKYNQLLRIEELLGAKAKYIGLAGFNPKK, via the coding sequence ATGGTCAGATTGTCTGAAGAGTATTTCTTTGTCGGAGAGAGAGCGAAGAGCGGCGCCCGGATCGAAGTTATCAAGGCGCGGCAGATCCTCGATTCGCGGGGTAACCCGACCGTTGAGGTCGACGTCACCCTGAAGGACGGAACGCTCGGCAGAGCGGCCGTCCCCTCCGGCGCTTCCACCGGCGAACACGAAGCGCTCGAACTCCGAGACAAGGACGACAAGCGGTACGGCGGCAAGGGCGTTTATACCGCGGTCAAGAACGTTAACGAGCAAATCGCTCCCAAAGTGGTCGGTATGCCGGCCCACCAGCAGCTGAAGATCGATAATCTGCTGCTGGAGCTCGACGGGACCGAGTTCAAGAGCAACCTCGGCGCCAATGCCCTGCTCGGCGTCTCCCTGGCGGTCGCCCGGGCGGCCTCGCTCTCCTACGGCGTTCCTTTATTCCAGTATATCGGCGGCGACCAGGCCGTCACCCTCCCCGTCCCGAACATGAACGTGATGAACGGCGGCGCCCACGCCGGCTGGAACTACGAGCTCCAGGAGTTCATGATCTCCCCGGCCGGGGCCAAGACGTACTCTGACGCCCTCCGGATCGGCGCCGAAGTCTACCAGACCCTTAAAAAGGTCCTCAAAGACAAAGGCTACCCGACCGGCGTCGGCGACGAAGGCGGCTTCGCCCCCAAGCTGACGAAGAACGAGGAAGCGATCCAGGTCATCATGGAAGCGATCGAAAAAGCCGGTTATGTCCCGGGCAAGGATGTCTTCCTTTCGCTCGATCCGGCCGCCAGCGAGTTCTTTAAGGACGGCAAGTACCAGCTGAAGAGCGAAGGGAAAGCGCTGACGCCCGCCGAAATGGTCGCCATGTACGAAGAGTGGGTCAAGAAATACCCGATCATCTCGATCGAGGACGGCTGTTCGGAAAAGGACTGGGACGGCTGGAAGCTGATCACCGAGCGGCTCGGCGGCAAGATCCAGCTGGTCGGCGACGACCTCTTCGTCACCAATCCTGAGATCCTCAAGAAGGGGATCAAAGCCAAGGTCGCCAACTCGATCCTGATCAAGCTGAACCAGATCGGCACCCTGTCGGAAACCTTGCTGGCGATGGAGATCGCCGACAAGGCCGGCTACACCTATATGACCTCCCACCGCTCGGGGGAAACGGAAGACTCGACGATCGCCGACCTCGCGGTCGCCACCAACTCCGGCCAGATCAAGACCGGCGCCCCTGCCCGTTCGGAACGGGTCTGCAAGTATAACCAGCTGCTACGGATCGAGGAATTGCTCGGCGCCAAGGCGAAATATATCGGCCTGGCCGGGTTCAACCCGAAGAAGTAG
- a CDS encoding ABC transporter ATP-binding protein has translation MLEVKELTVTYKGEGTPVTAVDRVSLRVAPGGSLGIVGESGSGKSTIALAIMRLLANPGRIERGEIIFKGRDLLKLSEREMIKVRGGQISMIFQDPFTSLNPVFTVGDQIAEAVQMHQGLSKRMAWRKAIEMLALVQIKDPAQRAGDYPHQFSGGMRQRVMIAMALACQPALLIADEPTTALDVTIQAEILRLLRELQRQLGLSIIYITHNFGIVKELCGHVAVIHRGKVVETGETGQVLSAPREAYTQKLINCLKVIRGTGWR, from the coding sequence ATGTTAGAGGTTAAAGAGCTGACCGTTACTTACAAAGGCGAGGGAACGCCGGTCACGGCGGTCGATCGAGTCAGCCTGCGCGTTGCGCCGGGAGGCTCATTGGGGATAGTGGGGGAGTCGGGTTCGGGCAAATCGACCATCGCGCTGGCGATCATGCGGCTGCTGGCCAATCCGGGCAGGATCGAGCGGGGCGAGATCATCTTTAAAGGGCGCGACCTGCTCAAATTGAGCGAGCGCGAGATGATCAAGGTCCGCGGCGGCCAGATCTCGATGATCTTCCAGGACCCGTTCACCTCCCTTAACCCGGTCTTTACCGTCGGCGACCAGATCGCCGAAGCGGTCCAGATGCACCAGGGCCTAAGTAAAAGGATGGCCTGGCGCAAGGCGATCGAGATGCTGGCCCTGGTCCAGATCAAGGACCCGGCCCAGCGGGCCGGCGACTACCCGCACCAGTTCTCCGGCGGGATGCGGCAGCGGGTGATGATCGCCATGGCGCTGGCCTGCCAGCCGGCGCTGCTGATCGCCGACGAGCCGACCACGGCGCTCGACGTCACGATCCAGGCGGAGATCCTCCGCCTGCTCCGGGAGCTGCAGCGCCAGCTCGGCCTGTCGATCATCTATATCACCCATAATTTCGGGATCGTCAAAGAGCTTTGCGGGCACGTGGCCGTCATCCATCGGGGGAAAGTGGTCGAAACGGGGGAGACCGGCCAGGTGTTGAGCGCGCCGCGAGAGGCGTACACCCAAAAACTGATCAACTGCCTGAAAGTGATAAGAGGGACCGGATGGCGTTAA
- a CDS encoding Com family DNA-binding transcriptional regulator, whose product MKEFRCKFCHRLLAKVAEGSKVEIKCPKCKTMSLYSEETVIVYEIPENNVTKKIIERGLIKYDLLQN is encoded by the coding sequence ATGAAAGAATTCCGCTGCAAATTTTGCCATCGCCTGCTCGCCAAGGTGGCCGAGGGGAGCAAGGTCGAGATCAAGTGCCCCAAATGCAAAACGATGAGCCTGTACAGCGAAGAGACGGTCATCGTTTACGAGATCCCCGAGAACAACGTCACCAAGAAGATCATCGAACGCGGCTTAATTAAGTACGACCTGCTGCAGAACTAG